A stretch of DNA from Carettochelys insculpta isolate YL-2023 chromosome 18, ASM3395843v1, whole genome shotgun sequence:
TTaggcgtgggggtggggttgggggttgctccctgcccttctggccccagcccacacaGCAGGGGGATGAAGCATGCAATGCTCAGCTCTAATGCTGCCATCTTGACAGGGTCTGGCAAGATGGCATGGGGGCTGCAATGCAGGCCCCTGAGTGAAGAGCAAGGAGAAACAGACTGAGGCTGCCTTCTGGGCTTCACTGAGAAGCTGCTCTCTACAGGCTGGGACAAAAGCAGAGTCCTTCTCCTCGCAGCCCTGTATTAACACCAGTCCTGTAACCTTCCTTTCAGGGATGGAATCAcccaaaggaaccccattggGAACACCTGGACCCAGGTGGCTAGTTTCATCTGCAAATGCAAACACGTGTCCTATGACCTGGGCCAGCTGTGGCTGATTAGTGACCAGGAAACGATTGTGAGATGCCGAGTCTAAATCAGATTCCCCTGATCTCAGCCTTCCAATGATTAACAGCATTTACCTACCTCCCCTGCAGTGCTTAGTGTGAGCCCAGACTGAGCCCTGACACCTCTAGCTTGGCTGTTCAGACCCctagcacctctgggcttgctgtaTGATTTATGAAAGTAAAAATATTGCTTGACTCCTGCTTGTCCCCTCCTGCAATCCTCTGTCCAGGTGTTGTGCAGTCCTTCTCcatccaggggcatggagctttTGTTCCAAGGGTAAAACTGAGTCCCTCAAAATAGAGCTAAGAAGATTCATTACTACCTGCTCCCCCCTGACCTCTGTTGCCCCTGCCCAACCTCTGGATTTGCCTCCAACCTGCTGCACATACCTCTACACTGAGAAAAGTCAATGGGTACCAAGTGAACATAGTAAGGTCCAAGCTGACGATAAAGGGCAGAGCTTTTAGCTACGAGAGAAGTCAATCTCAGGAACAGATCACCAAGAAATACGATAAACTCTTTCACTTGGAATCTTTCAAACAAGCCTGGATGTCTGTATAAGTGCTCTAATACACTCTGTATCAACTCCATGCTCTCGGGTTGGCTGCAAAAGTCACTGCAGGACATTTGTCTCCTGTGTTAGGTAGGAAATCAGACTAGATGGTTTGACCTGCTGTCCTGATTTCTATGTCAGAAGCTCGGCATATGCACCCCTCTCCCCAGTATTTCCATAATCCCAAATATCTGCATCACCCGACTAAAGGCGCTAGGTATCCCACaggatggctgcagagccagagctgctcacactagGCTGAGCAGGAAAGGGCTGGTCAAGGGCTGAAGTTTCTGTCTTGCTCACTCTGTTGTGGAAGCAGCTGGGATTGCCCTGTGCTTGGGGCTGTGTTTGTGCCAATAAAGCCTTGTAGCATCTCACACGCCTTCCTTGTCATTTTGTTCAGTTCATGTCTGGGAGAAGGCTCTGGTGCTAGGAACCGAAGAGCAGCAGTCAGAGCTCTACTATGAAATAGTCCTGGTGTTTGTGACATAATTATCCCACAGGCCTGCCAACCCTCCCGCCCCTAACTCCCCACAACCCTCTCTCGGCCGTCCAGGTTACCTCGCTAATCGGTTCCTCTCCTTTCCTCACCCCTCAACCACGCTGCCAGGAGAGGAGACAAGCATGATGGAGGGTGAGCTAGTCACTCTGCCTCACAGTGGTCTCCTCTCCAGTGCCATGTGCTCCAGGGACTGTCAGGAGCCCTGATGACTGGCCTCATTGAGCAGCAGGCATTCTAGAGGTGGGGAGAACTCCCAACTTTACAATCAGAGGAAGATGGGCAAGTGAGAAACAACCCCTGACCCCACTCTGTGCAACTCTCCCCTGACACTAGGACATGGCCTCTGGCTGGGCTTTGTAGCCACACACCTCGCCCCTTCCTCCTGAGTCACAGCCATAGCTAGCTGATAGGTGTCAGTAAGAAGCTGGTCTCATAAAAGACATTACAAAAACAAGGGGGAGTCCcttagcatcttagagactaacagatatattagggcataagctttagCGTGTAAAAGCCATCTCATCAGAAGGAAAGGAAcaactcctcattgtttttactgatataaactaacacagcaacccctctgagTCAAGAgccattacctcacccatcttatCTCTCTAATGTCCTGGGACCCACCCAGCTACAACAATGCTGCATAgctctccaaggctacgtctacacgtgcacccaacttcgaaatagcttatttcgatgttgcgacatcgaaataggctatttcgatgaataacgtctacacgtcctccagggctggcaacgtcgatgttcaacttcgacgttgctcagcccaacatcgaaataggcacaacgagggaacgtctacacggcaaagtagcacacatcgaaataagggagccaggcacagctgcagacagggtcacggggcggactcaacagcaagccgctcccttaaagggcccctcccagacacactttcattaaacagtgaaagatacacagagccaacaactagttgcagaccctgtatatgcagcacggacccccagctgcagcagcagcagccagaagccctgggctaagggctgctgcccacagtgaccacagagccccgcaagggctggagagagagtatctctccaccccccagctgatggccgccatggaggaccccgctatttcgatgttgcgggacgcggatcgtctacacgtccctacttcgatgttgaacgtcgaagtagggcgctattcccatccgctcatggggttagcgacttcgacgtctcgccgcctaacgtcgatttcaacttcgaaatagcgcccaacacgtgtagacgtgacgggcgctatttcgaagttactgccgctacttcgaagtagcgtgcacgtgtagacgcagcccaagtgtAATTGTAACAGGGGAAGAATCATCATCAAAGGGGCATGCTTCCAGGGAGACcctgcagggattggttctggGCCCAagactatttaacatttttatcaatgacctggaaggaAACATAAAGCCATCACATATAACATCTGCAGATAACACAGACTGGGGGGGGTTGTAAACAAGGAAGAAGACAGGTCATTGTTACAGAGCAATCAGATCAGCCAGGCAGCTGGGTGCAAGCAAACAACAGACATGTAAATATGGCAACATGCAAATAGTCCCCCCACATCTAGAAACAAAGAACATAGGCCATACTCACAGGGTGGGGCTCATTCCTGGTGAGCCGCCGTGGATAAGCATCTGTACATGACCTCCTGATGCAATGCAGTGGCCAGAAGGGCAAATGTGATCCTGGGACCATGAACAGGAGACTGTCAAGTCAAAGCAGTGAAGTTATAGGagctctgtatttggcactggtccgAGACCTGCTGTCATCCTGTGACCAGTTCTTGTGCCCATCACTGATGAAGGAGGCTGGTAAATTGGCATCGGCTCAGAGACCAACCCAGAGAACGATTAAAAGATTGAAAAACCTGCCTTATGGTGACAGACGTGAGAAACTCAATCTATAGCTTATCAaagaggatgggcagggatgaccTGATTGCAGTCTATATCCTGGGGGAACACACATTTAACAATGGGCTCTTCCAGTGCTTTTTCTCAAGAAAAAAAGTGCCGGAACTCAAGTCAGATGACTCCTCTTAgaggttagggtgttcagttttaatgctctGGTCCCCACGTTGCTATGGGACTAATGGGGAtgcctgccctggtccccacactgctgcGAGACCAGCGGGGgcttctgccccatccccaggctgctgcagggtggtgggggctcctgcccagtccctgcactgtTGCAGAACtagcagtgaaaatttttctggtgctCTCATgtaaaaaaggtgccagaactccattCTGGTGCAttccaacagaaaaaaaaccctgggctcttcagtctagcagagcaAGGTATAACACAAGCCTATGACTGAaactgaaactagacaaattcagaccagaAATAAGGACAAAATTTTAATGGTGAGAATAACTAATCTCTATCACTGCCAATttgaaaaccaagattagatgtttttctaaaatttctgctctaggaattactgTGGGGCCGGTCTCCAGCCTTTTCTacccaggaggtcagactagatgatcaccatggtcccttctggccttggagtctCTTACCCCCAGAAACCACCTTAGCAATGAGGGCCTTTTCTCATCCCCTTCTCTTGTTCCCATTTTCCTCCAGCAACCAAACCCTCTCCCTGCTACCAcacagggggcttctccatcctcccagagctcctgccaaCATTCCCAGAAATTGGCATGACCTCAGATGAACTCCTACCCATTCCTTCTGGACTCAGGTTAAACCTCTGCAGGGGCACAAGGCAAGGAGAAAGTTCCACCTAAAGAACACATATTTCTGTTATACAAGTGCAAATCTGTCCTGTGATTATCCTTTCCTTCCTGCATCTGCCCCATACTGCACTGCTCCCATCCTCCACTTCACTCGCCATCCCTGGGGACTTAAATGAACCTCTACAAAACAGATTATCAACAGAAGCTGCAGAAAGGGACCAGCTAGTTGGtgcttttctgttagtttattgCTGAAACAGCTACAACCCTGTGCTGGCTTTAAGCTGCTTCGCTTCCTCCTTGCTAAAAAAGGCAAAGCAAGTGTCAGAGATGTTGGAATGAAACTCATTAGAAACTAAGAAACCTGCAGAAGTGGGGTACTGAAGGAACATCTCTCAGGATCATTTCTCAATCATCATGGCCGCTCCTCTCGTGCGGATTGTTTTCTGGCTGCCTTCCTTGGACTTCGTCATAGTCAGACTGGCAGAATTGATTGCCAGGTTCTTGGTTCTCTGACTGGTCAGTTGCACTATTTTTCCAAATTTATCAGACTCCTTCTTCCACCGGGACATCTTCTTCTGTTGGTCACTCATGAACTTCTTTTTTAAATGCTCATAAAAGTGGCTGGTCTTTTTTCTTGTCTCCTCTAAGCGATTTACCTTTAAGACAATAAATGTGATTTTTAGCACAGGATCAAGCTCCAACATGGGGACTGCCTTTGAGGAAAGATGTGTCCTCCAGGATCTACCCCCAGACTCCCACTCCTGGCCTTTCACAGTAACTCCCTTATTCCTGACTGAGAGGGCATTAACCCTGCTCTGAACCTTGTCCTGGAAAGGCTGACCAAGCACCTCTGCCTCCTTCCAGGCTCTTCTCAGTTTCATCAAGATCAACAGAGTTCTGCCAACTGAGGCCAAGAACATTCCCTGACATTCTGAAATTGACTGGATGCAGTGTTCAAAAATTACTGCActgcagacagacagaaatgCCGTAAAGTTACACAGAGCTGGTCCCCTTGTTTAATATCCTTATCCTTGTTCTGGGACCAGTATCTGAGTTGTACAGAAGAACCCCCATATAGTCTCACCTGGTATCTCTAATTTGCCCATGACTGTATTATCTAAACCAAGTGGGAACAGAACATGGGGAACAGATAGTTGAAATGTAAACACCCACCAGCTATGGCTATTTCCTTCTCCCCAGGTCCTGGGTGGCCAGGGCCAGATGCTCAAAGGCACCTAATGAAAACATCTCTGAGGGGCTGGGCCTCCATGCTTTACATGTCACCTCTGCATCACAAGCATTTCTCACTCTTCCCAGATATTTTGAGTCCTCCTTGTCCAACCTGAGCTCCCTATCATCCCAGATGTCGTAGATTTCCCGTGGTCTTAACGTTCAATATTAGGGCTAGCTTGCTGACAGGCCGTGCCCTTGAGAAAACGCCCACAGCTTAAGACCATGAGGGAGAATCAGCACCCGACCCAAGCCTTCAGGAAAAGCCAAAGATAACCTTATTCGTAATACTCATTCACCCTGTTCCAGCACAGCACCAATCACATGACTAGTTTCAATGAAGAAAATGACACTCCCTGTGCACTTACAGTTAAGCTTGTACTCCAGTGTTCTGTTGGATCAGGACCAGAGTGCTCAGCAAGTACAGGTAGGGCCCTAGCGAATTCATGGTCCATTCAGatcaatttcacagtcacaggattttaaaaatcgtACGTTTCAGCTATTCAAATCTGAAATGTCACGTTCCTGTAATTggagggatcctgacccaaaagggtgTGTCTGGGGGGTGTAGTAGCAAGGTTACTGGAAGGGATGGTTGCACTCTCGAGGCACCCAActcagaaggcagcagcacagcagtacTGGTGGAATGGTATGGTAGAGGCATCCTTACTTCTGAGCTGCGGCTGGCAGGGCacggccttcagagctgggcacatggCCAAGAGccgccactctccagctgcccagctctgaaggccacacagaagtgagggtggcagtACTGTGAGccttaaaataaccttgtgatccctctgccactcccttttgggtcaggacgcCCAGCTGAAGACACGCTGACTTCCAACCTGCAATCTGCACAATACATGGTAAAAGCACACAAGACTAGATGTCAAGGTCTGTGAGGTGTTTTCCCttgccatgaatttggtaggcccTCAGATGCTGCCTTGTGCATGATCAGAAGTGGCCTCCCAATGCCATCTGTGGCAGAGAAGGTAGGAGGGGTTCCAGGGGAAGTCAGTTTCCTTTCCCCAAACACAACCAGCAGGCTCACTGGTGCAGCAGATGACCCCCCACCCTTTATACTAGGAACTGAATGTTGCCTCCATGTTACACCCGAACTTCACAACAAGATGCTCTTGAAACTAGATCTTCAGCCTCACCATGGACCCCAGCCCGAGCTGAAGACAACAGTGCTTTCACCCTGGGGTCAATATGATTCAaggccttggggcagggccatggaGCCCTTCACTCTAGCTCAGAGAGAGGTACAGTGTGAGGGTTGGGGTTCTGGCTTGCTGGGGAGTCATtatgctggtagtaagcctcacccttgctgactgagctaaccttgttatccccacccttgctctggcttatttataccgggccctgcagatttccaagaccagcatctgatgaagtgagtctgtgctcacgaaagctcatgctcaaaacttttctgtgagtctaaggtgccacaggacccttcgttgccattAGGCTGGGGAGTTTCTCTACATGCCAGAAAAGGGGTGTGATCAGGGCAGTGCATGGGAGGGGCTTACATGGTCACATGCCCCTCCCCAAGACACCCAAGACATggaagggaggcagggagaggtgagcagcagagctggaagggaagagGTGGTACCAGCACCCTTCTTCTTCCAATGGCTGCCACATTGCCTGCTTGGATGCTGCCTGGTGCATCGGAGTGGCTGTTCTTGCCTAggcagctgctgcactgcagtggtCAGGGTCCCAGGTAAGCAGcatggccagaggctgcctgggagtgcctggtgtagtaatgagagggcctgactATCAGGCTAGGTGTAAGGCTAGAGGCCTAAACCATGGTCAATGCCTAGCTAAAGCACCTCAGGCCTGAACAACATACATTTAAAGCACTAACCGTCAGTTAGGTAGAGTCTGctcaggaatgcagcaagagacaggtGCTGATAAGTAACAAggcctaaaagcacataaaagCACCTGAAAGCACCCTGTGCCAGGCACTCAGTGATACAGAAGCACATTCTAGTACAGCAGGACATGTTTTATGGCAGCAGGAAGCTCCCCACAGATAACAGCTTAGTACCACGACATTCCGGCCCAAGttcaggacagggtcagaatgacagcatgatggatggtgttgttttgatggtaccagcACTATCTCCAAGCTAACAAGTAAAATCTGGTTACATTAAAGGGGTTGACTTATTACAATTAAAGGGTTGTACCTAGGATACATAACGTATACATGAGTTGTGTGTATCTGGTTATAAAAGCATCACTCAACTGAGGAATGCAGAGTGACCTGGGGATGACGGCACTCTGTTGCCATCAATTGAGTCACGTTCATTGTCACTGCACACGCATGTATTAGTGTAAAACTGCTGGCATCCAAGCGGGGACGCCCAGTGTGCTAAAGCCCCAGTGtcaatgacaataaacctggttccaccTCCTTCatacctcacttgatttgtggtCGTTGGGGGCTGCCAGACGTCTGTTGCATTGGCTGACTGCAAATGCCAATGAAGTAGTCACAGGGAGCATGCGCACAGCCAAAGGTTATTAACACACCCTGGAGCAGAACAGAGGCTGAGCATCACCCTGGTGACAGCCCGACTACACCTGGGAGATGACAGAGCacctctctgcccctgccagtAGTATGCCACAgagaggggatggagagagaacaTGGGGTCCCGAGCTAAGGGCAGGAACAAGTTACATGGAGTGGGGCACATTAGAAGGTCACATGGGGGGATGTGTCCCCCCAACAGCTGGTGCCCCCTTTATGTCCCCCCATTAGTTATCCCAGGTGTGAGCATTACCTCTATCTCCTGGATTCGCTGGACACTGGTATTGTCACGGATGATGACTGTGGATAAGTGACTCTTTGGCAAAAACCTTTTCACAGCCATTTCACTGCCATTGAAGagactgaggaggggaaagaggcTTTGTTATTGTCTCCCTGATCAGGGGAAGCAATGTCGCTGGTAGCCCAGTTCTACTATTCACAGCCACACAGGCCAGACACTGCTCAGGGATGGAGTCACCCAGTCTCATTCGAATTCAGGTTCTTTGCTGGTGTTACATGGAGTGAAGCTGTGTATTTTAGCAGGACTGTTAATTAATGGCAGTTAATGCACATGACTAAAAATGTTGATTAAAACTTAATCACAATTAATAGCAGTtgtaattgcactgttaaacagcagcataccaattgaaatgtattaaatattttggaaatatttgcactgtaaaatggtGAAGGAAATAGTGGTTTGCAATGTGCCTCACACAAGTACCTCgatgcaatctctttattgtgaaagtgcaatttaGAAATGTAAGTTTTTCTGTTACATAACTGTATTCAAAAACAATGTAAATTGTTAGAGCCTTCACGTCCACAGTCCTacctcttgttcagccaatccataagacaaataaatttgtttacaCTTACAGGCAAtactgctgcctgcttcttgttcacAATGTCACCagaaaatgagaacaggcatttgcatggcacttttgtagctggcattgcgaGGTATTTACGTGCCGGGTATGCTAAAAATGTGTATGTTCCTTCATGCTTCTGCtaccattccagaagacatgctCCCACGCTCATTACAAAATCAGTGAATGAACTTGAGGGGAGAATGGTATGTCTCTAGCTCATTTTCAGAATCATAAAATGCTTAGAATCATACAATCTAagatgcatagaatcatagaagggaccttgggaggtcatcgagtccagctccctgccctcgtggtaggaccaagtactgtctagaccatccctgattgacatttatctaacctgttcttaaatatctccagatatTTAACCTGTTCATAGCCTTGGTGGGACTGGGGCCAGGGTGACCCCCTCCCCtgtggcaggggccatgtgcctCCAGCCAGAGCAAGTTGGAGGGTGGGCTAGGTTGTGGCCAGGGATGAGAAAAGCAGCCCTCTCCCAGCAGCCACAAGAcccagccctgtgcagcactGAATAGGCAGCTCCAGAGTGGCCCAGCTCGCAGGGACCCACTTCTTTCCTGGGGAGTTTAACAGGTTAGTTTCCCAGTCATTTTCTGCGCTGGGGAGACAGGGCAGGGACAGGCGGAGGGACCTTCTGCCAGGAGTGAGGGAgtctctgtggggtggggggtcccctgTGGCCAGGAGGAGAGTGGGGGCGTGGAAGGGCCTCGAGCAGGGCAGAGGTGTGTGCCATGCCAGGAGTGAGAGCAGGTGGCAGGGGGTCCCTGCACAGGGTGGCTGGAGCCCTTGTGCCTGGGGCAGCAAAGGAGGGCAGGGGTCCCAGTGCCCAGGCCAGACGTGGGGTGAAAGTGGGGGGGCGGTGCCCGGAGGGGGGAGGGGACGGAGCGAGGCCCGGGAGAGGGGGGCGCGGCTCGGGGAAAGGGGGCGCGGCGGGGTGGGGCCCGGGAAAGGGGGGGGGCGCGGCTCGGggaaagggggcggggcggggcggggcggggcccgggaaagggggcggggcggggcggggcccgggAAAGGGGGGGCGCGGCTCGGGGAAAGGGGGCGGGTGAgggggcccgggcccgggctcGGGGAAAGGGGGCGGGTGAgggggcccgggcccgggcccgggcccgggcccgggaaAGGGGGGGGGCGCGGCTCGGGGCCCGGCTCGCCCCCGCACCTGAAGAGCACCAGCACGTGGTTGACGCGGGGCTGGCAGAAGGTGACCCGCGGCCGCGGGAGGCGCAGCTCGTCCATCCCGCCGGCCGGGGCTGTGGCGGGGGCGCGCCGTGGGGCGCGTCACAGAGGCGGGCGAGGGGGTGACGCAGCGAGCGGGGAGCCCGAGGGCGGCTCTGGGGTTCGCAGCGGCGATTGTCCCTGCGCGGGCCCCGTAGCCGGTTGCCCTGGAGACCGGGGTCCGCGGCAGGAGGCggcgccggggggcggggggtgagtggggccggggggaggcgaAGGGGGGCGCGTGCCCGCCCCACGTCTGGGGTCAGGCCCGCCTGGGGCCCCGGCCCGGACAGCCCCGCCACCTGGGGCAGgcccgggaagggagggggcgcgCCGGGTCCGGCCTTGGCCGCTGCTCACTGGCCCGGCCCGGGGTCGCCGTGTTGAGCGCGGCCCTTTGGCGGGGAGGGCCCCGCCCGGCAGCCAGACAGACCCCGGAGCGTTTCGTTCCGGAAACAAAACCGCCACCGGCCGGCGCCGGCTTTAATGGCGGACCGCAGAGAGACCGAGCGCTCGCGGCACACCTGGGAGTTGTTCGGGAACACCAGTGTGCCGCGGAACGCCGTTTAAGGGACAGTGCCCCGAGGTCACCTTGCACTTCGTGTGACCCTCGTTACCGCCAGTTTGGGACTGTGCAGGGCTGGCCAAAGGGACACAGAGTGGCATCTCCTAGCAGATGCCTGAATTCAGCTGTGGTGCACgggccctgctgcaggagggaaGGTTTTATTGTAACCAGCGTGTCAGGTTTAGGTTACCTTTGGGTTTACTAGTTAATCAGAGGCAGGAggcctgcgggggagggggacagcacCAGGAGGCAACACGCTCAGCACAAGTGAGTGAGCACAGAAGTGCCCTGACATCAAGTACCTGCTCAGTTGACTGTATCAGTATAACATACATAGATCACCTTTCATGCCCCAGGTACAAAATTCATGGTCTGAAGATGTTCACAAGCTTAGCCCTTTAGGcaagagaggagctggggggagttACAGCCAGTGGGTTAGCAACAGCTCAAGGAGCAAGTTTAATGCAACCTGCAATGTCCTGGATGTGGGCAGATTTGAGGTCGGAGACACAAACCAGATGTAGTTTTGGGGAAGCTTCCCCTAAGTCCAGAATTGTGTTATTCTATGTCGTAGTACGTTGGGTTGGGGGA
This window harbors:
- the C18H5orf52 gene encoding uncharacterized protein C5orf52 homolog — protein: MDELRLPRPRVTFCQPRVNHVLVLFSLFNGSEMAVKRFLPKSHLSTVIIRDNTSVQRIQEIEVNRLEETRKKTSHFYEHLKKKFMSDQQKKMSRWKKESDKFGKIVQLTSQRTKNLAINSASLTMTKSKEGSQKTIRTRGAAMMIEK